In a single window of the Flavivirga spongiicola genome:
- a CDS encoding selenocysteine synthase: MASRRELLKTLSMLPLAGGLLGSEWLHGQPINKVLLEPATRNFFKELGLRTFINAAGTYTSMTGSLMSKEVTSAISYGATEYVNLDELQDKVGERIAELLECEYATVSSGAFGAMTIGLAGVISGMDEKKVAQLPDTTGLKNEVILQESHNIVYTHALTNVGVKIITVKTAKELEKAINKNTAMLWFLNANTDEGEIKQEAFVKLGKKHGIPTFIDCAADVPPVENLYKFTKMGFDLVAFSGGKGLRGPQSAGLLLGNKNLIKAARLHTPPRGHTIARGMKVNKEEVLGMLVALELYLQKDHIKEWKMWESQIKLISDSVLSVKGVETEIHIPKYANHVPSLKVRWDQDIVKMTPNDVRSELKNGHPSIETVGNDKEIGITTWMMEPGQERLVAQRLREVLSNI, encoded by the coding sequence ATGGCATCACGAAGAGAATTATTAAAAACCCTATCCATGCTACCATTAGCTGGTGGTTTACTGGGGTCTGAATGGCTCCACGGACAGCCAATCAATAAAGTACTATTAGAACCTGCTACACGTAATTTTTTTAAAGAATTAGGGCTTAGAACATTTATTAATGCGGCAGGGACCTATACTTCTATGACTGGCTCGTTAATGTCTAAGGAAGTTACTTCTGCTATTAGTTACGGTGCAACAGAATACGTTAATTTGGATGAACTACAGGACAAAGTAGGAGAAAGGATCGCTGAGCTATTAGAATGTGAGTACGCTACTGTATCATCAGGAGCATTTGGAGCTATGACCATAGGTCTTGCCGGAGTCATTTCTGGAATGGACGAAAAAAAAGTGGCACAGCTTCCTGATACAACGGGGCTTAAAAATGAGGTCATCCTTCAAGAATCACATAATATTGTTTATACCCATGCCTTAACAAATGTTGGAGTAAAAATAATCACTGTAAAAACCGCTAAAGAACTGGAAAAAGCCATCAATAAAAATACTGCTATGTTATGGTTTTTAAACGCCAATACAGATGAGGGTGAAATTAAACAAGAAGCCTTTGTTAAACTAGGTAAAAAACACGGTATCCCAACATTTATTGACTGTGCAGCTGATGTCCCTCCAGTAGAAAACCTATATAAATTCACTAAAATGGGGTTTGATCTGGTCGCATTTTCGGGAGGAAAGGGCTTGAGAGGTCCACAAAGTGCTGGACTACTATTGGGTAACAAAAATCTTATCAAGGCTGCTCGACTTCATACACCACCGCGCGGACATACCATTGCTCGAGGTATGAAAGTTAACAAAGAAGAGGTTCTAGGCATGTTGGTAGCCTTAGAATTGTATTTACAAAAAGACCATATAAAGGAATGGAAAATGTGGGAATCACAAATAAAGTTAATTAGTGATAGTGTATTGTCTGTTAAAGGTGTTGAAACAGAGATTCATATCCCAAAATATGCTAATCATGTTCCTTCTTTAAAAGTTAGATGGGACCAGGACATTGTTAAAATGACTCCGAATGACGTTAGGTCTGAATTGAAAAATGGTCATCCATCTATCGAGACCGTGGGAAACGATAAAGAAATAGGCATAACCACTTGGATGATGGAGCCCGGTCAAGAAAGATTGGTTGCCCAACGACTTAGAGAAGTATTATCAAACATTTAA
- a CDS encoding RraA family protein has translation MKHIKSITLIGICLLMFNVTLAQTITKEQTIFLTPLWEGERFPDGRPKVPDDILERMKSVAIEEAWGVLRNEGYHNQFEGGWKPLHDDAPFVGRALTAQYMPNRPDVADQIKKKGERDGRVGNTNSWPIDMLITGDVYVADCFGKIVDGTLIGDNLGNAIYAKSKTGVVFNASSRDMEGLSQIEGFNAYVRDWHPSFLTEVMLLSLNTPIRIGAVTVLPGDVVLAKKEGVIFIPAHLAEKIVITSEIVRLRDLFGITRLKEGVYSPGQIDNKWSDAIEKDFSKWLNDHIDELPVPKEQIQELLKKRTW, from the coding sequence ATGAAACACATCAAATCAATAACTTTAATTGGAATATGCCTGCTTATGTTCAATGTAACACTGGCACAAACCATCACAAAAGAACAGACTATATTTCTTACGCCATTATGGGAAGGTGAAAGGTTTCCTGATGGCCGCCCAAAAGTTCCGGATGATATTCTTGAAAGAATGAAAAGTGTTGCTATAGAAGAAGCCTGGGGTGTACTAAGAAACGAGGGATACCACAATCAATTTGAAGGAGGCTGGAAACCATTACATGATGATGCTCCTTTTGTAGGTCGGGCACTCACTGCTCAATACATGCCTAACCGTCCGGATGTTGCTGATCAAATTAAAAAGAAAGGAGAAAGAGATGGTCGTGTTGGAAACACCAATTCCTGGCCCATAGATATGCTTATTACTGGTGATGTTTATGTCGCCGATTGTTTTGGAAAAATTGTCGACGGTACTTTAATCGGGGATAATTTGGGAAATGCCATTTATGCCAAATCTAAAACAGGTGTTGTTTTTAATGCTTCAAGTCGCGATATGGAAGGGCTTTCCCAAATTGAAGGCTTTAATGCCTACGTACGGGATTGGCATCCTTCATTTCTTACCGAAGTGATGCTTTTAAGTTTAAACACACCTATTAGAATAGGAGCGGTAACAGTTTTACCAGGAGATGTCGTATTGGCGAAAAAGGAAGGTGTTATATTCATTCCTGCACACTTAGCAGAGAAAATTGTGATTACCTCAGAAATTGTAAGACTACGAGATTTATTTGGAATTACTAGACTCAAGGAAGGCGTTTACAGCCCTGGACAAATAGATAACAAATGGTCCGATGCTATTGAAAAAGATTTTTCGAAATGGCTTAATGATCATATAGATGAATTACCCGTACCAAAAGAACAAATACAAGAACTATTAAAAAAGAGAACGTGGTAG
- a CDS encoding RidA family protein has protein sequence MNNMENKTTRRSSLKRMGMAIIGVFGLGITKAMAKESNPKKEVLDLSKDSQEIPLFSGAVKHGNTLYIAGKGAHFEGDIKAHTDHVLKELQKELEKNGSSMEQVLKVNVYLHDLEDYKGMNEVFRGRFGKKPPVRTTVATYGGVPGKSLVEMDCIAAVN, from the coding sequence ATGAACAACATGGAAAATAAAACCACAAGAAGATCCTCTCTAAAAAGAATGGGAATGGCTATTATTGGTGTCTTCGGTTTAGGCATAACAAAAGCAATGGCCAAGGAATCAAATCCTAAAAAAGAAGTACTTGATCTATCAAAAGATAGTCAAGAAATCCCTTTGTTTTCTGGTGCAGTAAAGCATGGCAATACGCTATACATAGCTGGAAAAGGCGCTCATTTTGAAGGAGATATTAAGGCACACACAGACCATGTATTAAAAGAACTTCAAAAAGAACTGGAAAAAAATGGTTCCTCTATGGAACAAGTCTTAAAAGTGAATGTGTATCTCCACGATTTGGAAGATTATAAAGGAATGAATGAAGTCTTCAGGGGTCGCTTTGGAAAAAAGCCTCCTGTTAGAACTACGGTTGCTACATATGGTGGTGTACCCGGAAAGTCACTCGTTGAGATGGATTGTATTGCCGCAGTTAATTAA